The Dunckerocampus dactyliophorus isolate RoL2022-P2 chromosome 13, RoL_Ddac_1.1, whole genome shotgun sequence genome window below encodes:
- the pax1a gene encoding paired box protein Pax-1a codes for MEQTYGEVNQLGGVFVNGRPLPNAIRLRIVELAQLGIRPCDISRQLRVSHGCVSKILARYNETGSILPGAIGGSKPRVTTPNVVKNIREYKQNDPGIFAWEIRDRLLADGVCDKYNVPSVSSISRILRNKIGNLSQPNQYEGGKQGSAQAGLPYNHIYPYSYSNSMSPAATKMGSPPGVPVTAGHVSISRAWPSAHTVSNILGIRAFMDPAAIAGTEAYPTKMEEWSSVNRAAFPAAHAVNGIDKSAIDADIKYAQPSSTLSSYVSACAYSPTNQYGVYSGPAGGYVTPGHHHWQPQSPVLSHPGSGMMHAGEIHSSMAFKHHAREGERKAPSPLSKQQQHEDLNGVHGLSLPTSSS; via the exons ATGG AGCAAACCTATGGAGAGGTGAACCAACTGGGCGGTGTGTTCGTGAATGGCAGACCCCTGCCCAACGCCATCCGACTGAGAATAGTGGAGCTGGCCCAGCTCGGGATTCGACCCTGCGACATAAGCCGACAGCTACGCGTCTCCCACGGCTGCGTGAGCAAGATTCTAGCTCGGTACAACGAGACAGGCTCCATCTTACCGGGCGCCATCGGCGGGAGCAAACCTCGCGTCACGACGCCCAACGTGGTGAAAAACATCAGGGAATACAAGCAAAACGACCCCGGCATCTTTGCGTGGGAGATCCGGGATAGGCTCTTGGCGGACGGGGTGTGTGACAAGTACAACGTGCCCTCGGTGAGCTCCATCAGTAGGATTTTACGGAACAAGATTGGGAATCTCTCCCAGCCGAACCAGTACGAAGGTGGCAAGCAAGGCTCGGCTCAGGCCGGCCTCCCTTACAACCACATTTATCCTTACTCCTACTCCAACTCCATGTCGCCTGCTGCCACTAAGATGGGCTCCCCTCCCGGGGTACCGGTGACGGCGGGACATGTGAGCATCTCCAGGGCCTGGCCTTCTGCACACACCGTCAGCAACATCCTCGGGATTAGAGCCTTCATGGACCCCGCAG cAATTGCTGGGACCGAGGCATACCCGACCAAAATGGAGGAGTGGAGCAGCGTCAATCGAGCAGCTTTCCCGGCAGCTCACGCGGTCAACGGCATTGACAAATCAGCCATAGATGCTGACATAAAATACGCACAG CCCTCTTCCACGCTGTCCAGCTACGTCTCAGCGTGTGCATACTCCCCCACCAACCAGTACGGGGTGTACAGCGGCCCAGCGGGTGGCTACGTGACCCCAGGACACCATCACTGGCAGCCCCAAAGCCCGGTCCTGTCTCACCCGGGCAGCGGCATGATGCACGCTGGCGAGATCCACTCGTCAATGGCCTTCAAGCACCATGCCcgagaag GAGAAAGAAAAGCTCCCAGTCCGCTGAGCAAGCAGCAGCAACATGAAGACTTGAACGGTGTGCATGGACTCAGTCTCCCTACCTCATCATCCTAA